In the Kribbella sp. NBC_00482 genome, one interval contains:
- a CDS encoding ABC transporter ATP-binding protein, whose protein sequence is MSVTPAVTASTLLRVDGLRTEFTTDQGPVTPVDGVGFTVAAGETLCLVGESGSGKSVSALSIMGLLAANGRVTDGSVLFEGQDLAGLPEPELRRIRGHAIAMIFQEPMTSLNPVLTIGDQLAETMILHLGLTKADARQRAIELLEKVGIPRAGAVVDDHPHRLSGGMRQRVMIAMALSCRPKLIIADEPTTALDVTIQAQILRLMRELSAETGTATIFITHDLGVVAEMADRVAVMYAGQVVEETDVYTLFDQPKHPYTVALLKSIPHITTPAGDRLTPISGSVPSLLQLPTGCRFRERCPQAMDRCTTELPELRPLGEGGAHSVRCWLYDETGTAVSA, encoded by the coding sequence TTGTCAGTTACGCCCGCTGTCACTGCTTCCACTCTGCTCCGGGTCGACGGCCTGAGGACCGAGTTCACGACCGACCAGGGTCCGGTCACGCCGGTGGACGGAGTCGGCTTCACCGTGGCGGCCGGGGAGACGTTGTGCCTGGTCGGCGAGTCCGGCAGCGGGAAGTCGGTCTCCGCGCTGTCGATCATGGGGCTGCTGGCCGCGAACGGCCGGGTCACCGATGGCTCCGTGCTGTTCGAGGGCCAGGATCTCGCCGGGCTGCCGGAGCCGGAGCTGCGCCGGATCCGCGGGCACGCGATCGCGATGATCTTCCAGGAGCCGATGACGTCGCTGAATCCGGTGCTGACCATCGGCGACCAGCTGGCCGAGACGATGATCCTGCATCTCGGGCTGACCAAGGCGGACGCCCGCCAACGGGCGATCGAGCTGCTGGAGAAGGTCGGCATCCCGCGGGCGGGCGCGGTCGTCGACGACCATCCGCACCGGCTGTCCGGCGGGATGCGGCAGCGGGTGATGATCGCGATGGCGCTGAGCTGCCGGCCCAAGCTGATCATCGCGGACGAGCCGACGACGGCCCTGGACGTGACGATCCAGGCGCAGATCCTGCGGTTGATGCGGGAGCTGAGCGCGGAAACCGGTACGGCGACGATCTTCATCACCCACGACCTCGGCGTGGTCGCAGAGATGGCGGACCGGGTCGCGGTGATGTACGCCGGGCAGGTCGTCGAGGAGACCGACGTCTACACGCTGTTCGACCAGCCGAAGCACCCGTACACGGTTGCGCTGCTGAAGTCGATCCCGCACATCACCACCCCGGCCGGGGATCGGCTCACCCCGATCTCTGGTTCCGTCCCGAGCTTGCTGCAGCTACCGACCGGCTGCCGCTTCCGGGAGCGATGCCCACAGGCGATGGACCGCTGTACGACGGAACTGCCAGAGCTCCGCCCACTCGGCGAGGGCGGCGCGCACTCGGTCCGCTGCTGGCTGTACGACGAAACCGGAACGGCGGTGTCGGCATGA